The following coding sequences lie in one Candidatus Neptunochlamydia sp. REUL1 genomic window:
- a CDS encoding TMEM14 family protein, which translates to MEKQALKKIGLVVLIYALFVFSGGVMGFAMKQSIPSLVMGSLFGLSLLYLSVKIMTFHRWGLMTAIVLILLLDAFFSYRFVITQTLFPAGAMLLLTTATLVFLMFILKKLGPVAKSRKQM; encoded by the coding sequence ATGGAAAAACAAGCATTAAAAAAAATTGGATTAGTTGTCCTCATTTATGCACTCTTTGTATTCTCAGGAGGCGTTATGGGTTTTGCAATGAAGCAAAGCATCCCATCTTTAGTCATGGGGAGCCTATTTGGTCTATCACTTCTTTATTTAAGTGTTAAAATTATGACCTTTCATCGGTGGGGATTAATGACTGCAATCGTGCTAATTCTTCTTCTCGACGCATTCTTCTCTTATCGATTTGTCATTACTCAGACACTTTTTCCTGCTGGAGCAATGCTCCTTCTCACGACCGCGACCCTTGTTTTTTTAATGTTTATTCTCAAAAAATTAGGACCCGTAGCCAAAAGTCGTAAGCAGATGTGA
- a CDS encoding IS630 transposase-related protein: MTYSLDFRKKVLLIRSKEKLSFAKVARRFGISVNSVFLWSKRLEPRRTKIRPAIKIDREILIEDIKKYPDAFNYERAHRLKVSTSGIRCAMKRLRISYKKNAQPSQGLRNKKTNLSRKNRRI; this comes from the coding sequence ATGACATATTCGCTAGATTTTAGAAAAAAAGTTCTATTGATCCGGAGCAAAGAAAAATTAAGCTTTGCCAAAGTAGCAAGACGCTTTGGAATAAGTGTAAATAGTGTGTTTCTCTGGTCTAAGAGGTTAGAGCCGAGGCGCACTAAAATCAGACCTGCAATAAAGATTGATAGAGAGATCTTGATAGAGGATATCAAGAAATACCCTGATGCCTTCAACTATGAACGAGCACATCGTCTCAAAGTAAGCACTTCAGGCATTCGGTGTGCCATGAAGAGGTTAAGAATTAGCTATAAAAAAAACGCTCAACCATCCCAAGGCCTGCGAAACAAAAAGACAAATCTTTCAAGGAAAAATCGCAGAATATAA
- a CDS encoding Fe-Mn family superoxide dismutase yields the protein MDVWEHAYLTEYGLNRGGYIEAFYKNIDWGVVERRFQK from the coding sequence ATGGATGTGTGGGAGCATGCTTATCTTACAGAGTATGGTCTCAATCGCGGAGGGTATATTGAGGCCTTTTACAAGAATATTGACTGGGGTGTTGTTGAGCGTCGGTTCCAGAAATAG
- a CDS encoding nitroreductase family protein, whose amino-acid sequence MRQPDYPIEPLILNRWSPRAMSGEPLSDDELFPLFEAARWAPSSHNAQPWRFIYAKRETGAWRALFKLLVPFNQSWVANASVLVVIASHTVFESSGKPSLTHSFDTGAAWGNLALEGAARNLVVHGMQGFDYKKAKCVCELHHDYAIEAMIAIGKPGKTEDLPQDIQGKETPSSRKPLKELIINLNKKS is encoded by the coding sequence ATGAGACAACCTGATTATCCTATTGAACCTCTCATCCTAAACAGGTGGTCACCTCGAGCAATGTCGGGCGAACCTCTTTCAGATGATGAGCTTTTCCCCCTTTTCGAAGCCGCGAGATGGGCCCCCTCATCGCATAATGCGCAACCATGGCGATTTATATACGCAAAAAGAGAAACAGGGGCTTGGCGGGCTTTATTTAAGCTCCTCGTCCCTTTTAATCAGTCTTGGGTTGCCAATGCTTCCGTTTTGGTTGTCATTGCGTCGCATACTGTTTTTGAAAGTAGTGGAAAGCCTTCACTAACCCATAGCTTTGATACGGGAGCTGCGTGGGGAAATCTTGCCCTTGAAGGGGCTGCTCGTAACCTTGTAGTTCATGGAATGCAAGGTTTTGATTATAAAAAAGCTAAATGTGTTTGTGAACTGCACCATGATTATGCTATTGAAGCGATGATTGCTATAGGAAAACCTGGAAAGACAGAAGACCTTCCTCAAGATATCCAGGGGAAAGAGACTCCCTCATCTCGCAAACCCCTTAAAGAACTTATCATCAATCTAAATAAAAAAAGCTAA
- a CDS encoding amino acid permease yields MIGPSNPKRVISVFVLAMLNISMMASLRNLPLLSELGWGMLFFFVVVAAVFLIPCALVSAELATGWTKSGGIYVWVREALGDRWGFFSIWMQWVHNVTWYPAILAFVAATLTYIINPELAANKIYIQAIVLIVFWGMTLINYFGVETSTIVSTVGVIIGTIIPGLFIIGLGVTWVALGKPIEIPFQADKLLPNFRELGSLVFLAGLFLSFAGFEVAAGYAGEVKNPQKNFPRAIIIAAIVTFFLVVLGALSIGIVIPRDKMSLVAGLMEAMKLYLASYGLSWLLPVLAGLLVIGAVAEVNSWIMGPVKALHTTSVHGNLPPFFQNLNKHGMPTHLLLFQAIIVTISSFIIVYMPTVSTAYWILSALSAQMYLIMYVFMFISAIRLRYTHPHVPRVYRIPHPHRGIWLVSCIGILASLFAIFIGFVPPLGFEIGNLFAYESLLIISLLVMVAIPLIIYQLRKPSWVPEKHRK; encoded by the coding sequence ATGATAGGCCCCTCAAATCCAAAAAGAGTGATTTCTGTCTTTGTCCTTGCGATGTTGAATATCTCAATGATGGCAAGTCTCCGAAATCTTCCACTTCTCTCAGAGTTGGGATGGGGAATGCTTTTTTTCTTCGTCGTAGTAGCTGCTGTCTTCCTCATTCCTTGTGCCCTTGTTTCAGCTGAGCTAGCAACAGGCTGGACAAAATCGGGGGGAATCTATGTTTGGGTTCGAGAAGCTCTTGGGGATCGATGGGGGTTTTTCTCAATTTGGATGCAGTGGGTCCATAATGTAACGTGGTATCCAGCAATTCTTGCCTTTGTGGCTGCTACTCTCACCTATATCATCAACCCAGAGCTCGCGGCTAATAAGATCTATATTCAAGCAATTGTTCTCATTGTTTTCTGGGGTATGACTCTCATCAACTACTTTGGAGTGGAAACCTCGACGATTGTCAGTACCGTTGGAGTCATCATCGGGACAATCATCCCCGGGCTATTTATTATCGGATTGGGTGTGACTTGGGTTGCTCTAGGAAAACCCATTGAAATCCCCTTCCAAGCAGATAAGCTCCTTCCTAATTTTAGAGAGCTTGGGAGCCTTGTCTTTCTTGCTGGCCTTTTTCTCTCATTTGCAGGTTTTGAAGTTGCTGCGGGTTATGCAGGCGAAGTCAAAAATCCTCAAAAGAACTTTCCTAGAGCCATCATTATTGCAGCAATTGTCACTTTTTTCCTTGTTGTGCTAGGTGCCCTTTCGATTGGAATTGTGATTCCAAGGGATAAAATGAGCTTAGTTGCTGGTCTTATGGAAGCGATGAAGTTGTATTTAGCAAGCTATGGTCTAAGCTGGCTACTACCAGTGCTTGCAGGGCTCCTTGTTATAGGCGCCGTTGCTGAGGTGAACTCATGGATTATGGGGCCTGTAAAAGCGCTTCATACTACTTCTGTTCATGGAAATCTCCCTCCATTTTTTCAAAACCTTAATAAGCATGGAATGCCCACTCACCTTCTCTTATTTCAGGCAATTATTGTTACCATTTCATCATTCATTATTGTATATATGCCAACAGTGAGTACAGCCTATTGGATTTTAAGTGCCTTATCAGCACAGATGTATCTTATTATGTATGTCTTCATGTTTATTTCCGCGATCCGATTACGCTACACACACCCTCATGTTCCCAGGGTCTACCGTATTCCCCATCCTCATAGGGGAATTTGGCTTGTCTCATGCATTGGAATCCTAGCATCCTTGTTTGCGATTTTTATTGGATTTGTTCCCCCCCTTGGATTCGAAATCGGAAACCTCTTTGCTTATGAATCGCTACTCATCATCAGCCTACTCGTTATGGTTGCCATCCCTCTTATTATTTATCAGCTTCGGAAACCTTCATGGGTCCCTGAAAAACACCGAAAGTGA
- the abc-f gene encoding ribosomal protection-like ABC-F family protein: MFSIDGLTMIYGDRILFQGVSFHFSSKRRYGLVGANGAGKTTFLKIVSGSLEPSRGNVQIPKEARVGILDQDYYRFGAEPVLDVVMMGDTELWKVLKRKEVLLGKEKLTDRETEEISEIESKLSMQGGYRAEAKAAQLLSGLGIETKRHGMALDTLSGGYKLRVLLAQVLFVQPEILLLDEPTNYLDLFSIRWLERYLIDYPGTVILSSHDRFFLNRVCQEILDIDYAEMRRYIGNFDHFLQEKSKGIVAKESQLESFAKRKKDIQRFITRFKAKASKARQAGSRERMIEKLEEEEKEYQLLPSTRQYPHFQFTYARPSGQRALVAKDLTKSFGEHSVLKGVSFEVERFEKVAIVGPNGMGKSTLIEMLTNNIASDQGGSRWGPHVKWGYFPQNFHRILSKDMTLYDWISGVSKGVSDQKVRQILGQMLFDEHAVRKKIGALSGGEGARLVFAHLMLSEQNFLILDEPTNHLDMESVDALIQALKEYKGTLVMVSHNRYFISEVANRIIELRPTGLVDFQGGYQEFVEEHERDYLDQIAPKTEGKQKNYEEKKEERKERNRLKRDIERLEKEIANSEAKIEKVNEQLAAPGFYEQTPPSKQQEVINQKDVLERKRECDLNSWEDKMGEFSIKYLK; the protein is encoded by the coding sequence ATGTTTTCTATTGACGGGCTTACGATGATTTATGGGGATAGGATCCTCTTTCAAGGTGTTTCATTTCATTTTTCTTCTAAAAGACGGTATGGCCTTGTTGGAGCTAATGGTGCGGGGAAGACAACCTTTTTGAAAATCGTCAGCGGATCTTTAGAACCTAGCAGAGGAAACGTCCAAATTCCCAAAGAAGCACGCGTTGGAATACTTGACCAAGATTACTACCGCTTTGGCGCTGAGCCGGTTCTAGACGTAGTAATGATGGGGGATACAGAGCTCTGGAAGGTTCTTAAGAGGAAAGAGGTTCTTTTAGGCAAGGAAAAACTCACAGATAGAGAAACAGAGGAGATAAGCGAAATTGAATCGAAACTTTCGATGCAGGGAGGGTATCGCGCAGAGGCAAAAGCAGCTCAGCTTCTCAGCGGGCTTGGAATCGAAACCAAAAGACATGGGATGGCACTCGATACCTTATCGGGTGGTTATAAACTACGCGTTCTTCTTGCCCAAGTTCTCTTTGTTCAACCAGAAATCCTTTTGCTTGATGAACCAACCAACTACCTTGACCTCTTTTCGATTCGATGGCTCGAGAGATATCTGATTGATTATCCCGGAACGGTCATCCTAAGCTCACACGATCGATTTTTCCTCAATCGTGTTTGTCAGGAGATTTTAGATATCGATTATGCAGAAATGAGACGCTACATTGGGAATTTTGATCACTTCCTGCAGGAAAAATCAAAAGGAATTGTGGCAAAAGAGTCTCAACTTGAATCTTTTGCAAAAAGAAAGAAAGATATTCAGCGCTTTATAACGCGTTTTAAGGCTAAGGCTTCTAAAGCGCGCCAAGCAGGCTCCAGAGAAAGGATGATCGAAAAGCTCGAAGAAGAAGAAAAAGAGTATCAACTTCTCCCTTCAACAAGGCAATATCCCCACTTTCAATTTACTTATGCCCGCCCTTCAGGTCAAAGGGCTCTGGTGGCAAAAGACCTGACAAAGTCATTTGGAGAGCATTCTGTATTAAAAGGAGTTTCTTTTGAAGTCGAAAGGTTTGAAAAAGTAGCGATTGTTGGGCCTAATGGGATGGGGAAATCGACATTAATTGAAATGCTTACCAATAATATCGCTTCTGATCAAGGAGGGTCTCGATGGGGACCTCACGTTAAGTGGGGATACTTTCCTCAAAACTTCCACCGCATTTTGAGTAAAGACATGACACTATATGATTGGATTAGTGGAGTTTCAAAGGGGGTTTCGGATCAAAAAGTGAGGCAAATCTTAGGGCAAATGCTTTTTGACGAGCATGCGGTTCGAAAAAAAATCGGGGCACTCAGTGGAGGGGAAGGGGCTCGGCTTGTCTTTGCACACCTCATGTTGTCTGAGCAAAATTTTCTTATTTTGGATGAACCAACTAATCATCTTGATATGGAAAGTGTCGATGCATTGATTCAAGCTCTCAAGGAGTATAAAGGGACTCTTGTTATGGTGAGTCATAATCGCTATTTCATTTCAGAAGTGGCTAATCGAATCATCGAGCTCAGGCCAACAGGTCTAGTTGATTTCCAGGGAGGATATCAGGAATTTGTAGAAGAACACGAAAGAGATTATTTAGATCAAATCGCTCCAAAAACTGAAGGAAAGCAAAAGAACTATGAAGAGAAGAAAGAAGAGAGAAAGGAAAGAAACCGATTAAAGCGAGATATCGAAAGACTCGAAAAGGAAATTGCAAATTCAGAAGCAAAGATCGAAAAAGTAAACGAACAATTGGCTGCGCCTGGATTTTACGAACAAACACCACCATCAAAGCAGCAAGAAGTGATCAATCAGAAGGATGTGCTTGAAAGAAAACGAGAGTGTGATCTTAATTCTTGGGAAGATAAGATGGGTGAGTTTTCCATAAAATACTTGAAATAA
- a CDS encoding IS630 family transposase encodes MAEYKRLGKPIVYIDESGFAHDMPRTHGYSKIGQRCFGTHDWGAKGRTNAIGALLGTSLLTLALFECNINTDAFSIWAEEDLLPKLPSESILVMDNASFHKSKSMQEKIHAAGHTLEYLPPYSPDLNPIEHKWAQAKSKRRKYQCGIDELFKEHCL; translated from the coding sequence ATCGCAGAATATAAACGTTTGGGAAAGCCAATTGTATATATTGATGAAAGCGGGTTTGCCCATGATATGCCTCGCACCCACGGTTACTCCAAAATAGGACAACGATGTTTTGGCACTCATGATTGGGGAGCAAAAGGAAGAACAAATGCAATAGGGGCATTACTTGGAACAAGCCTCCTTACACTTGCGTTATTCGAGTGCAATATTAATACAGATGCCTTTTCCATTTGGGCAGAGGAGGACTTGCTACCGAAACTTCCCTCTGAAAGTATTCTGGTTATGGATAATGCTTCATTCCATAAAAGCAAATCTATGCAAGAGAAGATCCACGCTGCAGGCCATACCTTGGAATATCTTCCTCCCTATTCCCCTGATCTAAACCCTATTGAACACAAGTGGGCACAGGCAAAGTCTAAGCGAAGAAAATATCAATGTGGAATAGACGAACTTTTCAAGGAGCACTGCCTATAA
- a CDS encoding IS3 family transposase encodes MKDAENEIFNYIECYYNTKRRHSTLGYVSPTKFEEKYQKSLY; translated from the coding sequence GTGAAAGATGCTGAAAATGAAATATTTAACTACATAGAGTGTTATTACAATACTAAAAGAAGACACTCAACATTGGGATACGTAAGCCCAACAAAATTTGAAGAAAAGTACCAAAAAAGCCTATATTAA
- a CDS encoding transposase, with protein sequence MKKFDEEFKANAVRLVREERMKIKDVAHDLGIGKSTLSYWLGLNRKGELIKTASQKKEDEDMRKLRKENRILKEERDILKKAMGIFSTMSKADTEL encoded by the coding sequence ATGAAGAAATTTGACGAAGAATTCAAAGCCAATGCAGTTCGTTTAGTCAGAGAAGAAAGGATGAAAATCAAAGACGTGGCACATGATTTAGGAATTGGTAAATCAACGCTTAGCTACTGGTTAGGACTCAATCGAAAGGGAGAGCTTATCAAAACGGCAAGTCAAAAAAAAGAAGATGAAGATATGAGAAAACTCAGAAAAGAGAATCGCATCTTAAAAGAGGAAAGAGACATCCTAAAAAAAGCCATGGGCATCTTCTCAACAATGTCAAAAGCAGATACAGAATTATGA
- a CDS encoding glutaredoxin family protein — MDDEHRPIVVLYYMPTCLYSKKVLEFIEKQGIEIPLKNIDEDPKSTEELLHLGGKSQTPCLFIDGKPLYESQDIIDWLNDKKDLLA; from the coding sequence ATGGACGATGAACATCGACCGATCGTGGTTCTCTATTATATGCCAACTTGCCTTTATTCGAAGAAGGTTCTTGAGTTTATTGAAAAACAAGGGATAGAAATCCCTTTGAAAAACATAGATGAAGATCCAAAGTCTACCGAAGAACTCCTTCATCTAGGCGGCAAATCCCAAACTCCCTGTCTATTTATTGATGGCAAACCTCTCTATGAATCTCAAGATATCATCGATTGGTTAAACGATAAGAAGGATCTATTAGCATGA
- a CDS encoding replication-associated recombination protein A: MSIPLAEQLRPQSFDEVVGQDALVALLLKIIEKGRPLSILLWGPPGCGKTTIARLYAKAFNRPFIPFTGVMNGIADIKKAIQEAKSRPLTHGQPILFIDEIHRFNKAQQDVFLPCIEDGTVILIGATTENPSFTINNALLSRLRVLTLVNLEPKALTKIIARFEEDSKKISLTPEAKSALIGFSHGDGRHLLNTLENLQTLQEGEVDLNTLCALVQKKPAAYDRHDDGHFNLISALHKSVRGSDPNAALYYFARMLEGGEDPNYLARRIVRMAVEDIGLADPQALPLSLAAWQTYERLGSPEGELALAEMILYLSLAPKSNAAYQALKKAQKSASESSHLDPPKAILNAPTKLMKKQGYGQNYQYDHDYPHAFSGQNYFPEEIERQTYYSPVKRGFEREMERRCVFFENLRKMLNSS; the protein is encoded by the coding sequence ATGTCTATTCCACTCGCTGAACAGTTAAGGCCACAATCCTTTGATGAGGTTGTAGGGCAGGACGCCCTTGTCGCCCTCCTTTTGAAAATTATTGAAAAGGGCCGTCCCCTGTCTATTTTATTATGGGGACCCCCAGGATGCGGAAAAACAACCATTGCACGTCTCTATGCAAAGGCATTTAACCGTCCTTTCATTCCTTTTACAGGTGTAATGAATGGAATTGCCGATATTAAGAAAGCAATACAAGAAGCAAAGTCCCGCCCTCTAACACACGGGCAGCCCATCCTTTTTATCGATGAGATTCACCGTTTCAATAAAGCACAGCAAGATGTATTTCTTCCCTGTATTGAAGATGGAACTGTAATTTTGATCGGGGCAACAACAGAAAACCCCTCCTTCACAATCAATAATGCCCTTCTCTCTCGCCTCCGCGTTTTGACTCTAGTAAACTTGGAACCAAAAGCCCTCACCAAAATCATTGCACGCTTTGAAGAAGACTCAAAAAAAATCTCCCTTACGCCTGAAGCTAAAAGTGCATTGATTGGATTTTCTCATGGTGACGGACGCCACCTTCTCAATACACTAGAAAACCTGCAAACCCTTCAAGAGGGAGAGGTAGATTTAAATACTCTTTGCGCTCTAGTTCAAAAAAAACCTGCAGCCTATGACCGTCATGATGATGGTCATTTTAATTTAATCTCTGCCCTGCATAAGTCTGTTCGAGGATCTGACCCTAATGCGGCACTCTATTATTTCGCACGAATGCTAGAGGGAGGAGAAGACCCTAACTACCTTGCCCGACGTATTGTTCGGATGGCAGTTGAAGATATAGGATTAGCTGACCCCCAAGCTCTGCCTCTATCTCTTGCAGCATGGCAAACTTATGAAAGACTAGGTTCTCCTGAAGGAGAGCTTGCTCTTGCTGAAATGATCCTTTACCTCTCCCTTGCCCCAAAAAGCAATGCTGCATATCAAGCGCTCAAAAAAGCTCAAAAATCAGCTAGCGAAAGCTCCCATCTAGATCCGCCTAAGGCAATCCTGAACGCTCCTACCAAGCTGATGAAAAAGCAGGGGTATGGACAAAACTATCAATATGACCACGATTATCCCCATGCTTTTTCAGGACAAAACTACTTTCCTGAAGAGATCGAGCGTCAAACGTACTACAGCCCCGTAAAGAGAGGATTTGAAAGAGAGATGGAAAGGCGGTGTGTATTTTTTGAAAACTTGCGTAAAATGCTTAATTCTAGCTAA
- a CDS encoding phosphatase PAP2 family protein, translated as MTLLVSPYAKTYRIVFKGCTLLIFPPLYLALSAGGFVIARLKKSSWSLPFFEILVAQCLSIAFARVFKILIGRARPDIFLKKGVYGFYGFEWDHHFHSFPSGHSMTAFTLASSLALLFPRFRVYFFSVATLLTTSRIFLLGHFASDIIGTAAISLVIAGGVHHFINSITRSSSYETT; from the coding sequence ATGACGCTACTGGTATCTCCCTATGCAAAAACTTATCGAATTGTCTTTAAAGGATGCACTCTATTAATCTTTCCTCCCCTCTATTTAGCTCTATCAGCAGGTGGATTTGTTATAGCTCGTCTGAAAAAAAGCAGCTGGAGCCTCCCCTTTTTTGAAATATTGGTCGCTCAATGTCTCTCTATCGCTTTTGCTAGGGTTTTCAAAATTCTAATTGGCCGAGCACGCCCCGATATTTTCCTGAAGAAGGGAGTCTACGGCTTTTACGGCTTTGAGTGGGATCATCACTTTCACTCATTTCCTTCTGGGCATTCGATGACTGCTTTTACCTTAGCCAGCTCTTTAGCTCTCCTCTTTCCCCGATTTCGCGTCTATTTCTTCTCCGTCGCAACTCTATTGACAACGAGCCGTATTTTCCTTTTAGGTCACTTCGCTAGTGATATTATTGGAACTGCAGCCATTTCTCTAGTGATTGCAGGTGGGGTTCATCATTTTATCAATTCCATTACAAGGAGCTCCTCTTATGAGACAACCTGA
- a CDS encoding GMC family oxidoreductase, giving the protein MEKFDVIIIGSGAGGGTLAYTLAETGKKILIVERGDFLPREKENWEPHSVFIEGRYNPGEEWLDKNGKSFTPGTHYFVGGNTKFYGAALIRLRKEDFEELKHYDGVSPKWPLTYEDFQPYYLKAEELYSVHGLRGEDPTEPPENSPYFNPPLSHEPRIQEIFDQIKQSGHKPFPLPVGIRLNEKNREKSQCVRCDTCDGFPCLVDAKADAHTTCIRKALEHENVTLKTGVKINRLLTSGRKITAIEGEESGKPITLEGNLIVLSCGAINSSAILLKSKNNEHPNGLANSSGLVGRNYMCHNNSAIVAISTKKNPTHFQKTLAVNDYYFGADDSEYPLGHIQLLGKVKKEMLEGDAPALTPGIALEEMADHAIGWWITSEDLPDTENRVEISPEGQIVLHYTQNNMEAHERLLKKLKKMLESCGTHTHIFPSSVYLSKKIPLAAVAHQVGTCCFGTDSSSSVLDTNCKAHDLDNLYIVDGSFFPSISGVNPGLTIIANAIRVGEHLKKAL; this is encoded by the coding sequence ATGGAAAAATTTGATGTGATCATTATTGGCTCAGGTGCGGGGGGCGGGACCCTTGCCTATACGCTTGCTGAAACGGGCAAAAAAATTCTTATTGTTGAGCGGGGCGATTTTCTTCCCCGAGAAAAAGAAAACTGGGAGCCCCACTCTGTCTTTATTGAGGGCCGGTACAATCCTGGTGAAGAATGGCTCGATAAAAATGGAAAAAGCTTCACCCCAGGGACCCACTATTTTGTTGGTGGAAATACCAAATTTTATGGCGCGGCTCTTATTCGCCTCCGAAAGGAAGATTTCGAAGAATTAAAACACTATGATGGAGTTTCTCCAAAGTGGCCATTAACCTATGAGGACTTCCAACCCTACTACCTTAAAGCCGAGGAGCTATACTCCGTCCATGGCCTTAGAGGTGAAGACCCTACAGAACCTCCTGAGAACTCCCCCTACTTCAATCCGCCCCTATCTCATGAACCCCGTATTCAAGAGATCTTTGATCAAATTAAACAAAGCGGTCATAAGCCTTTTCCCCTCCCCGTTGGAATTCGCCTCAACGAGAAAAACCGAGAAAAGAGTCAGTGTGTCAGATGTGATACCTGTGATGGATTTCCCTGCTTGGTGGACGCCAAAGCCGATGCCCATACAACCTGTATCCGCAAAGCCCTAGAACATGAAAATGTCACTCTAAAAACTGGGGTAAAGATTAATCGCCTCCTGACTTCAGGGAGAAAAATCACAGCAATCGAAGGCGAGGAGAGTGGCAAGCCCATCACATTGGAGGGAAATCTAATCGTCCTTTCCTGTGGCGCCATTAACTCTTCTGCGATCCTTTTAAAATCAAAAAACAATGAACATCCCAACGGACTCGCAAATAGTTCTGGCCTTGTTGGCCGTAATTACATGTGCCATAACAATTCCGCAATCGTCGCAATTTCGACCAAGAAAAACCCCACGCATTTCCAAAAAACTCTCGCAGTCAATGATTATTATTTTGGCGCAGATGATTCAGAGTATCCCTTGGGACATATCCAACTCCTTGGAAAAGTGAAAAAAGAGATGCTTGAAGGGGATGCGCCCGCTCTAACACCGGGCATAGCCCTTGAGGAAATGGCAGATCATGCAATCGGATGGTGGATCACATCGGAGGATCTCCCTGATACGGAGAACCGCGTCGAAATTTCCCCTGAAGGACAAATCGTTCTGCACTACACTCAGAATAATATGGAGGCCCACGAGCGTCTGCTGAAAAAACTGAAAAAAATGCTCGAGTCCTGCGGGACCCATACCCATATCTTCCCTAGCAGTGTCTATCTATCCAAGAAAATTCCTCTAGCTGCAGTTGCCCATCAAGTTGGAACCTGCTGCTTTGGAACTGACTCAAGCTCTTCGGTTCTGGATACCAACTGCAAAGCTCATGATCTCGATAACCTCTATATTGTCGATGGGTCCTTCTTTCCCTCTATTTCAGGAGTGAATCCAGGACTGACTATCATCGCAAATGCAATTCGAGTGGGTGAGCACTTGAAGAAAGCTCTATAA
- the proC gene encoding pyrroline-5-carboxylate reductase, with the protein MKVGIVGCGVMGSAMARIIKDHEEVFLYTRHPDNIKDLAKEKGVTLCASFEEIGNSCDVVILAVKPKDLEEVAEELDPVLEKGVFLLSILVGTSLSRLRSLFSNPKVFRLLPNIPLLCGMGLIGVADEDEALIEDKTKVDQVLKVLGTTVWLDERLMNPFAALTGSSPAFIYLIIEAMIQAGITVGFKNGEAKELVLRTIEGSVALLRHTGAEVSEARNAVSSPGGTTIAGLNEMERLSVRHGVISGILQTLEKGKEMEG; encoded by the coding sequence ATGAAAGTAGGTATTGTCGGATGTGGGGTGATGGGAAGTGCCATGGCCCGAATCATCAAAGATCATGAAGAAGTTTTTCTCTATACAAGGCACCCAGACAATATCAAAGATTTGGCCAAAGAGAAGGGGGTGACACTTTGCGCTTCTTTTGAAGAAATTGGAAACTCCTGTGATGTTGTAATTTTAGCAGTAAAGCCTAAGGATCTTGAAGAAGTTGCAGAAGAACTTGATCCAGTTTTAGAAAAGGGAGTATTTCTTCTCAGTATTCTTGTAGGAACCTCTCTATCGCGATTGAGAAGCCTTTTTTCCAATCCTAAAGTCTTTCGGCTTCTTCCAAATATCCCCCTCCTTTGTGGAATGGGGCTGATTGGAGTAGCAGATGAGGATGAGGCGTTAATAGAAGACAAGACAAAAGTCGATCAGGTTTTAAAGGTTTTGGGGACGACAGTTTGGCTTGATGAGAGGTTAATGAATCCTTTTGCGGCTCTCACGGGTTCAAGTCCTGCATTTATTTATCTAATCATTGAAGCTATGATTCAGGCCGGGATCACTGTTGGATTCAAGAATGGAGAGGCGAAGGAACTTGTTTTAAGAACCATTGAAGGGTCTGTTGCTTTGCTTAGACATACAGGTGCAGAGGTGAGTGAGGCTCGGAATGCTGTCTCTTCACCGGGGGGGACCACAATAGCGGGTCTAAACGAGATGGAGAGACTAAGCGTCCGACATGGCGTGATTTCTGGGATCCTACAGACTCTTGAGAAGGGGAAAGAGATGGAAGGATAG